TTTTGACTTCCAGTGCAGAGGTATGATCCAACATACCAAGCAACAAAATTGCATTTTGAAGACCTAGCTAAGAGATATGGCAATCCAATTATTGTTCTGAATTTGATTAAGTTAATTCCTCATATAAAAATAGTTAGTGCGTTAACAAATATgaatttacatgttttttttattcctttcccattttttctttgcattaatgaattgcttcttttataaaaagataatttatagtTGAGAAGCGGCCTCAAGAAATGATGTTGAGACGTGAATTTGCAAATGTTGTTGGGTATCTGAACCAAATTCTACCAGTGGAGAACCATCTTAGATTTATTCACTGGTATTTTCACAGTAACAGTCTcttcatcttttgtttttttgcatttcaaatttaaatctgACTATTTCCTATTCTTCTCTGTCATTTTCAAAGCAAGTCTGCCAATGTTTTGGCAGTTTTAGGAGCTGTAGCAAGTGAAGTGCTTGATTTAACTGGTTTTTACTGCAGTGGTAAACCCAACATCATTAAGAGAGCCAACAAGAGCAATCAAACAAGTACAGGGAGGTATGTCCATCATTGAAATTGTTACTTAACATTAAAACagtctttttcttgtttcttcatGTAAGTTTTAGTTGAATCATAACTCTTAACTTGAAAGAAAgcaaagatataaaaaatgcaGGGATCTGTGACCTTTTCCCCTTCATAACATTTGTTATGTGACCTTTTCCCCTTCATAACATTTGTTATGTTTAACGACATGTTCTTCTAGAGACAGACTCGCTGTTATATATGCTCTTTCCACAATTAGAGGATATAGAACTAGTAGTCTccattaaaatgataaaatgattgAATTAGAATTACACCAGTAGTCAACTATCTATGTTATCTCTCCTATTAGGGCCTTTAAGCCTGGGCTCCATTTTGGGGATAAGATGTAGTTTAAAACTGTAATTTGATTCTggttttatatttgtattgcaCAAGGATTTATAaagtaaattgtaattttacatttaagTCTATGTTGTTGATTAGATGTATGATTTAGATTTTATAATAACACATAATATTGTTACCATAACTTCAAACTTAAATGCATAAATAATTCAAtgagtattttattttgatggtGGTAAGGTAACAACACTTGTGGCTATATCAGTAGAGTCTCTACTGGAAAAATGGAAAATGTTAGagatttaatataaaatcattgatGCCAGTGTTATTTCTGGGTGATTCTTATTTTTACTGAATATTATTGCAGTTCtattttataattgtaaaaGTGCAAGATGTTGCTTTAGAGAAAGGaagttctatttttattttcaactcattatgtatttttataggGATACTTCAATGAGAGATCTGAGAGCTAGTTCTGTGGATCTTGTGAGGATTGGGAACAGTAATGAAATGCTAAATTCTGTGGTTAATCAAGACAAAGAGACTGACATGAATTTAAATATAGCTCCATCATTAAGCAAGAAAAGGGTTTTTTGATtggacaaaatttaaatatagttCTTAACATGTTGTTTGTCATGTTATGTTATTAGAATTGAAATTTATCTCAAAGTttgtactaaaaaaatatgtagatTAAATTAAACTCCAATAGGAGAAAACTGCATCTCGCAATTCACACTTAGTTGAAGATACTAATAGTGATTCACtcattataaataacatatcaaaCTGTTGAAGTGTCGAGGATGTTATAAAGTACCTCTCAAGTGAGGGTGGTTGTCGCTGTTGATGGAGATAAAAACCAAATTAATTAGTAAGAATTAGCAGTCTGATTTTATGGTTTTGCCATTATCTTTTAAGCTAATTATTCTAGCTTCCATGTTCAAATTAACCTTTTAGATTAAGGTAAACGATTAAGCACCATTGGATGCATATACAGCCATTAATGATGTCTCTTCTCtacatataataatttgtgGGATAATGTTATTGAAACATACGTACGTTCAGTAATTCATAGCTACAAAGGTACCTGAACTACATTTTACTGTCTAGTGAAACTAATATAATTGCAAACACCCATATAGTTATAGAAACCGTTTGTGActtcaaaacatatatatagcatgaaaatgtaAATAACATCACTCTTATATATTAAACTATGCACCAGGAAGATCATTCCTTTTGTGAGATAACTCTCCCTGGCTCGCAGCAACACTGAAGGGTGCACTGTGTTTCAAAGCTAATGTAAAATATGTTGTAATTACGAAGCCACAGCTATTGGACTCCCTCCTTCAAtgattggcataaaactcaccCTTTTCTGCAAGAATTGTTAATCCAACAAAATCATCAATTTAATGGGTACGTACAAACTCTTCTAATCATGCTGATATGAAATGTTAGTTAGCTACAAATTAATGAAAGCATACAATTGTGtactgaataattttattttcgcAACCACTCCTCCATAAACAATAATAGTcacagtataaaaaaaataaacaataatagtCACACCATGCaagtttgtttttaataaactataaattatacaatatctGTTGAAGAATCTTTATCCTGTGCAGACCCAACAACTTGAAAAGGACATAGCACTTAACCCTTTGGATATCAATACATTGGTTATACATGAAATATTTGATGTTTAATTAAATTGCTTGGCCATTACACATTATCCATTCTATTTTTCTTGTCGCCAACTATATCAATATGAATATGGACGGAAAGGAATCTGTTCTTGTGCTTTAGAATTGTTCAGATGGTACGTTACTTGGTATGTCATTGCTCTTTGATTTATGATGTAAATTCATTTAAGTACTAAGCAGGTGAGGATTGATATCTATAAAACAGgggatatatataatatgatctTATAAAGTTGCAAATTATATGTAGGTCGAAGACTCGAAGTTAGTTGACATGATTTACAATGTTtgaataatcaataaaaatacatgttaatgaaaacattattttaataggtaaaatgttcaaaatttgCGCGCGATAAATGATGTTCTGCATGGTAGATTCATTTTTCCTTACTATATAACGGTAAAATATCTTAGGAACtttcataagaaaaaagaatccTGAAATGATTGCTATAGTgctaaaattttataagaaacgctcttaaattatattaatgtaattatatcTGTGGACCATTTTGTATGAATATTACAAATTAGTTGCGCAATTGGTGTTgtgaatagtaaaataaaatatattcaatagataattgatattttaattattaccaTACAACTTGTATCCCTATAATAATCTTTTATATCTAATTAGTGCATTTGGGGTCAactcatatttatttgatattaattaaaagtaataagaaGTATTTAAAGtcgattataattttatatacatttttttgttacatgagctaaagtataattttatatacagaaagttaagaaatatttaaagtatatatatatatatatatatataaggaaataaatattaattaataaatgattttgtccttttatgtttatctttaaaatatatgcATGATTAACAAAATGTCTTGATAGTTTTGtccgtttttatatttttctataaatcatTGAACAACCGAACAAGTAAtcgataataataaatattttataaaataactaaagcAACAAATTCCTTTTATAATAGTATAGATGATGATTGCACCCGCTACGTCAACTTACTGCAAAAGAAGAGTTGATTCTACTAAGCATTGACTCAAATATTATTAATCGAATAATAATGTAAGAAATATACTATGCgaactcttttttgttaaataaatggAAAATTTGAAGTCTCTAGAACGTACTGTATGCTAAAACACATTACGTAAAGCTGGTATTAGGCATATGGATGATTAATTATAACACTAGAAAATTACTATCCAATAAAACGTATGAAGTACTTACAAAACTGTGAGGTTGGTTtgttagaaagagaaaaaagttacTTCGGTtccatttttttacaaattttaactctcattaatcatttattcacatatttccttatttgaaataataaaatttaatctttaagaaaatactgcttcaacaaacaacaaACCACATTTACatcctaatattttattttatctatcgctgctatttataaagaaatctctcttaatttTACTCCGCTTCTATTCTTAAAATCCCTCCACTTGTCGTCCTTGGTTTGATTTAAAGACAGAGTAAACGAAATAAATTGTAACAAAATGAACTGTACTTGACAGTATGCGAGAATTTAGTCAAATGTTAAACACAAAGAAACTCTTTTAAACGAAGATCAAACTAGCACAAAACAGGAACAACCATTAGTATTTACTATAgtaatatttgaataaatttatctACCATAtttgtagaagaaaaataaaagaataaaataacataaatttttatatacgttaaaactaatttatatatctgaattttaagaaaaattaaataaaataacttatataaTAGTACTCAAAATATACAACTTGATTTTatagttcaattttttaaaatattgttagaataaaagattttaacattattaattaattaaatagaaatcataataaatattatttttaaagcaattataataaaagttaaatttgtaattatctGAAGAtcagaaattattaattaatttgggaCCACTTTGTGTTCCTGGTCTGAACCAATATCAAAGTAACACACGACACATCTAAGTTATTGaatttacaaacaaaaaaaatttaacaataccGGATTAATAATcatatagaaattaattaatagaaatcATCATAATTGTGaaccacttaataatttttcacaaaatgatGCTGTAAAAATGCAAACTATTTATTCTTGATTTTAacctagaagaaaaaaataattttattttattttcttttgttaatgtAAAATTTCATTATGTCTAGTTTGTAGGAAGCATACCTCACGTGCCTTAGTACTTTCCCCAGCTCTGGCTCTAACACCCTTCCAATGTTTCACCTCCCCATTTCCATTCCCACCATTCACCATGCAAAGTCCCATAATCTTCTCCGCAGCCTCAGCCTCTGTCTCGCACCCTCTCATCAGCCTCTCCACCTCGGCCTTCGGCAGCCTCATCTTAAGCCTCAGTCCCCCATTCTCTGCCGGCTCACTCGACAGCGGCTTCATGATCGTAAGATCCGAAGCAGACCGCCGAGCCAGAACTAGACTCTCGA
This region of Glycine max cultivar Williams 82 chromosome 7, Glycine_max_v4.0, whole genome shotgun sequence genomic DNA includes:
- the LOC547691 gene encoding uncharacterized protein LOC547691, which gives rise to MGNALGGKKTTKVMKIDGETFKLKTPIKVCDVLKNHPGLVLLESEAVKHYGIRAKPLEAHKELMPKRFYFLVELPKEATVAPRRVRSGINMSAKDRLESLVLARRSASDLTIMKPLSSEPAENGGLRLKMRLPKAEVERLMRGCETEAEAAEKIMGLCMVNGGNGNGEVKHWKGVRARAGESTKAREKRVSFMPIIEGGSPIAVAS